A region of Acidithiobacillus ferridurans DNA encodes the following proteins:
- a CDS encoding hydrogenase 4 subunit F, producing the protein MMLILLVLACAAMGIPLLALWGDGRRGAAMFIGFNTLTLLAILALAIQVLQDGAFTAGGGQFLVDDLSIVLVLVDGVVGLSTAWFSRNYMLHETAHWSLSRRRVRLYHAMFQTFLATMLLALLTNNMGILWVAMEGATLSTVLLVSLFRTAEGLEAAWKYFILCGVGLAMALFGTILLYFAAQKIMGHGADALLWTHLAAVRHQLEPQVMAIAFIFMLVGYGTKIGLTPLNNWLPDAHASGPSSVSAVLSGLLLNVALYAILRAKVLVDGALGRDFASHLLMGFGLLSLLVAGFSMLRQRDVKRLFAYSSIEHMGLATFAFGIGGPLASFAGLLHMVSHSLTKSSVFFSVGQAVQDIGSREIQRIRGMLEFNPLLGWAFMLAVLFILGMPPSGLFLSEFLIITSTLQAQPWLTPLLLLGLGVAFAGIFPRLQSMVFGVHQEGVVRQSAVGIIPVFIQLALVAMLGVFIPLTLDQWMQHAAQLLHG; encoded by the coding sequence ATGATGCTGATTCTATTGGTTCTGGCTTGTGCGGCGATGGGCATCCCCCTGCTTGCCCTCTGGGGCGACGGGCGCCGGGGGGCGGCGATGTTCATCGGCTTCAATACGCTGACGCTGCTGGCCATCCTGGCCCTGGCCATACAGGTGCTGCAAGACGGTGCATTTACCGCGGGCGGCGGGCAATTCTTGGTGGATGATCTCAGTATCGTGCTGGTACTGGTGGATGGCGTGGTGGGACTCAGTACGGCGTGGTTCTCCCGCAACTATATGCTGCACGAAACGGCGCACTGGTCGCTCTCTCGCCGGCGTGTCCGCCTTTATCACGCCATGTTTCAGACCTTTCTCGCCACCATGCTGCTGGCCCTGCTGACCAACAATATGGGCATCCTCTGGGTAGCCATGGAAGGCGCTACCCTATCCACGGTACTGCTGGTGAGCCTCTTCCGCACCGCGGAGGGCCTGGAGGCGGCGTGGAAGTATTTCATTCTCTGCGGCGTCGGTCTGGCGATGGCGCTATTCGGTACGATCCTGCTATATTTCGCCGCCCAGAAAATCATGGGGCACGGTGCGGACGCATTGTTGTGGACGCATCTGGCGGCCGTGCGCCATCAGTTGGAGCCGCAGGTCATGGCCATCGCCTTCATCTTCATGCTGGTGGGCTACGGCACCAAAATCGGCCTGACTCCGCTCAACAACTGGCTGCCGGATGCTCACGCCAGCGGCCCCAGTTCGGTTTCGGCGGTGCTCTCCGGCCTGTTGCTCAATGTCGCCCTCTACGCCATCCTGCGCGCCAAGGTACTGGTGGATGGCGCTCTGGGTCGGGACTTCGCCAGCCACCTGCTGATGGGTTTCGGTTTGCTCTCCCTGCTGGTGGCAGGCTTTTCCATGCTGCGGCAACGGGATGTGAAGCGGCTTTTCGCCTATTCCTCCATCGAGCATATGGGGCTGGCCACCTTCGCCTTCGGGATCGGCGGACCACTAGCGAGCTTTGCGGGCTTGCTGCACATGGTCAGCCACAGCCTGACCAAGTCCTCGGTGTTTTTCTCGGTCGGGCAAGCGGTACAGGACATCGGCAGCCGCGAAATCCAGCGCATCCGCGGTATGCTGGAATTCAACCCCTTGCTGGGCTGGGCGTTTATGCTGGCGGTGCTGTTCATCCTGGGAATGCCCCCCAGCGGGCTTTTCTTGAGCGAATTCCTGATCATCACCAGTACCCTGCAGGCCCAGCCCTGGCTCACGCCCTTGCTTCTGCTGGGGTTGGGTGTGGCTTTCGCCGGGATTTTCCCGCGTCTGCAGAGCATGGTCTTCGGGGTACATCAGGAAGGCGTTGTGCGCCAGTCCGCCGTCGGCATCATTCCGGTCTTCATCCAATTGGCCCTCGTCGCCATGCTCGGGGTGTTCATCCCCTTGACGCTGGACCAGTGGATGCAGCACGCCGCTCAGCTTCTCCACGGATAG
- the mrdA gene encoding penicillin-binding protein 2 has translation MSPSDHEKRIRSFRFRLGVAAGLMWLAILVVVLRIVDLQVLHYSKFRTLAYDNHVALVPVAPPRGLVLADHGAVLAENEPTYALEITPDQVPKLQDTLQRLQQLLGLDANDMRRFQERRMGRPDFDPVVLKAGLTPAQIAAVAVRALDLPGVQVVAMLHRHYPYDALFSHVVGYVGPITATDLKDFRASNYVGRNYIGKNGLERYYERQLRGTMGYQIKDINARGLQVGTLREIPARPGENLLTHLRVRVQEAGALALQGKGYRGAVVAMNPNDGAVLAMVTSPSFNANWFVDGISTAHWQSLLDNPGRPLMNRADNGLYPPGSCAKPFYSVEAVQEGIIAPDYHTFCAGNYQLGGHTYWDWNRAGFGNTGLTKALTWSVDVFYYKLAVKMGIALQDKTLWRFGFGSKPPIDLPGGASGLVPTPAWKQAHLHAPWYTGDSVILGIGQGYLLESPLQLARAVSALANGGYLVQPQVAKAFVDPDNGRVEPIADAPPIDLHISAEAMQAVRKGMESCVTSGTCHTVAIPGITIAGKTGTAQVPVGYKNGHTVYNNDSLFIGWAPVHHPKIAVAVVVEYGGHNAWQALPVARAVINAYLRPDGKMPETVAEKTAAHYDAPLAIGEKGSVNPRPAQPAIP, from the coding sequence ATGTCCCCTTCTGATCACGAGAAACGTATTCGCAGCTTCCGCTTCCGACTAGGGGTGGCAGCCGGTCTGATGTGGCTGGCGATACTGGTCGTCGTGCTGCGCATCGTGGACCTGCAGGTGCTGCATTATTCCAAATTTCGCACCCTGGCCTACGATAATCATGTGGCTCTCGTGCCCGTCGCACCGCCCCGCGGCCTGGTGCTGGCCGATCACGGCGCGGTGCTGGCCGAAAATGAGCCCACCTATGCCCTGGAAATCACCCCCGACCAGGTGCCCAAACTGCAGGACACATTGCAGCGACTGCAGCAATTGCTCGGGCTGGACGCGAACGATATGCGCCGCTTTCAGGAACGGCGCATGGGCAGGCCGGATTTCGATCCGGTGGTGCTCAAGGCCGGTCTGACACCGGCACAGATCGCCGCGGTAGCCGTGCGCGCGTTGGATCTGCCCGGGGTGCAGGTGGTCGCCATGCTTCATCGTCATTATCCCTACGACGCGCTCTTTTCCCACGTCGTCGGCTATGTCGGCCCGATTACCGCCACCGACCTCAAGGATTTTCGCGCCAGCAACTATGTCGGACGCAACTACATCGGCAAGAATGGCCTGGAACGCTATTACGAACGCCAGCTCCGCGGCACCATGGGCTATCAGATCAAGGATATCAATGCACGCGGCCTGCAGGTGGGCACCCTGCGCGAGATCCCGGCGCGCCCTGGTGAAAATTTACTCACCCACCTGCGGGTGCGGGTTCAGGAGGCGGGGGCACTGGCCCTACAGGGCAAGGGGTATCGCGGCGCAGTCGTCGCCATGAACCCGAACGATGGCGCTGTACTGGCCATGGTGACCAGCCCCAGCTTCAATGCCAACTGGTTCGTGGATGGTATCAGCACGGCCCACTGGCAGAGCCTCCTGGACAATCCGGGTCGCCCATTGATGAATCGCGCCGACAATGGCCTCTACCCGCCAGGTTCCTGCGCCAAGCCCTTTTATTCTGTAGAGGCGGTACAGGAAGGCATCATTGCGCCGGATTACCATACTTTCTGCGCGGGTAATTATCAGCTTGGCGGCCATACCTACTGGGACTGGAACCGGGCAGGATTCGGCAACACCGGCCTGACCAAGGCACTGACCTGGTCGGTGGATGTTTTTTATTACAAACTTGCGGTGAAGATGGGCATCGCCCTGCAGGACAAGACCCTGTGGCGATTTGGCTTCGGCAGCAAACCACCCATCGATCTGCCAGGGGGGGCCAGCGGCCTGGTACCCACCCCCGCCTGGAAGCAGGCGCATCTGCATGCCCCGTGGTACACCGGGGATTCCGTCATTCTCGGAATTGGCCAAGGGTATCTTCTGGAGAGCCCCCTGCAATTAGCGCGGGCGGTCTCCGCGCTCGCCAATGGCGGCTATCTGGTCCAGCCTCAGGTGGCCAAAGCCTTCGTCGATCCGGACAATGGCAGGGTGGAGCCCATCGCCGATGCGCCGCCCATCGACCTCCACATTTCCGCGGAGGCCATGCAGGCGGTGCGTAAAGGCATGGAGTCCTGTGTCACCAGCGGGACCTGCCATACGGTCGCCATCCCCGGCATCACCATTGCCGGGAAGACGGGCACCGCGCAAGTCCCGGTGGGGTACAAAAATGGTCACACCGTCTATAACAACGACTCTCTTTTTATCGGCTGGGCACCGGTACATCACCCCAAAATCGCCGTCGCCGTCGTGGTGGAATATGGTGGGCATAATGCCTGGCAAGCCCTGCCGGTAGCCCGCGCAGTGATCAACGCCTATTTACGGCCCGATGGAAAAATGCCGGAAACGGTTGCCGAAAAAACCGCGGCGCATTATGATGCGCCCCTTGCCATTGGGGAGAAAGGTTCTGTCAACCCTCGCCCCGCTCAACCCGCGATACCATAA
- a CDS encoding 50S ribosomal protein L25/general stress protein Ctc, whose amino-acid sequence MTDFAIAAQPREDIGRRASRRLRRTGMVPAVLYGDGKAALGISIEARLLRKLLPDERAYTHIITLQLPGRNETALIRDIQMHPYKEEVLHMDFLRVHAGEQVRLHVPVHFLNESTCAGIKAGGVLHRALVEVEVEARVDRLPEALQVDIAGLHIGDSLHLSQISVPAGVTLVPLLHEDDKEVVAIHNPRTGAEAEEAPETTA is encoded by the coding sequence ATGACAGATTTTGCGATTGCGGCCCAGCCGCGCGAAGATATCGGCCGTCGTGCCAGCCGCCGCCTGCGCCGCACCGGCATGGTACCCGCCGTGCTCTACGGGGACGGCAAGGCCGCGCTGGGCATCAGCATTGAAGCCCGCCTGCTGCGCAAGCTGTTGCCCGACGAGCGCGCCTATACCCACATCATCACGCTGCAACTCCCCGGTCGCAATGAGACGGCCCTGATCCGCGATATTCAGATGCACCCTTATAAGGAGGAGGTCCTGCACATGGACTTCCTGCGCGTTCACGCTGGCGAACAAGTACGCTTGCATGTGCCCGTCCACTTCCTGAACGAAAGCACCTGCGCCGGCATCAAGGCAGGCGGAGTATTGCATCGCGCCCTGGTGGAAGTAGAAGTGGAAGCGCGGGTGGATCGCCTGCCGGAAGCCCTCCAGGTGGATATCGCCGGGCTGCACATTGGTGACAGCCTGCATCTGTCCCAGATCAGTGTGCCCGCCGGCGTGACACTGGTACCTTTGCTGCATGAAGACGACAAGGAAGTCGTCGCCATCCACAATCCGCGTACCGGTGCCGAGGCGGAAGAGGCCCCGGAGACCACCGCCTGA
- a CDS encoding helix-turn-helix domain-containing protein encodes MEQVCKKIRQLREDKRWSVRGLAARAEISPSALSQIEAGQNSPSIATLEKICAALQIPIAAIFDDGETAGLPWIMRSGDRRKFYSAGSHASLEPLAHGLPQKKMQPLLMVLEPGGECGEHPYTSAEGEEFTIVIRGTAAFEQSGVATELGEGDAIYYDPRLPHNWHNRGHSATTLLVVVA; translated from the coding sequence ATGGAACAGGTCTGCAAAAAAATTCGGCAACTTCGCGAGGATAAGAGATGGTCCGTGCGCGGGCTGGCAGCGCGTGCCGAAATTTCACCCAGCGCCCTCTCGCAGATCGAGGCCGGGCAGAACTCCCCCTCCATCGCCACGCTGGAAAAAATCTGCGCGGCGCTGCAGATTCCCATCGCCGCAATTTTCGATGACGGTGAAACGGCGGGTTTGCCATGGATCATGCGCAGCGGTGACCGACGCAAGTTTTACAGTGCCGGTTCCCACGCTTCACTAGAACCGCTGGCCCACGGCCTGCCGCAAAAGAAAATGCAACCGCTGCTGATGGTACTGGAACCGGGCGGAGAGTGTGGTGAGCACCCCTACACCAGCGCCGAAGGAGAAGAATTCACCATCGTCATCCGCGGGACAGCCGCTTTTGAGCAATCCGGGGTGGCCACGGAACTGGGGGAAGGCGACGCCATTTACTATGATCCGCGTCTGCCCCACAACTGGCACAACCGCGGCCACTCCGCAACAACCCTGTTGGTGGTGGTAGCCTAG
- a CDS encoding proton-conducting transporter transmembrane domain-containing protein, protein MISCLPLDLATGALLLWLGLGLLGFLLGGWPTAACRLIFPLSSVVALLLAIAGFSALTAPPDQLQLRGPLPALPWSFQIDPLSGFFLILLGLLAFAVSLFATGYFRTLSGPALRRLVLQYHTFLLGMGLVLLAANAFTFLVAWEVMALASYFLVVTEHEEAGSRHAGFVYLLIAHLGALAILLGFVLLAGAAIAQGGPFSAMLHAPLDPFWASAAFLLTFFGFGAKAGLLPLHIWLPDAHPAAPAPVSALMSGAMLQMAFYGMLRVDFLFLGKLASWWGPFVLGVGLATALFGVLFAAVQTDMKRLLAYSSIENMGLIMVAFGLALIFRAHGLGALAALALAAALYHALNHAFFKGLLFLGSGSVLHGAGSVAMDRLGGLIRQMPQTAFFMLLGTLAIAGLPPSTASSLNGCSCRHSCCRLPCPKAPSARYCPWRPPASCWR, encoded by the coding sequence GTGATCTCCTGCCTGCCTCTGGATCTCGCCACTGGGGCATTACTGCTCTGGCTGGGTCTCGGGCTACTGGGCTTTCTGCTGGGCGGCTGGCCAACCGCCGCCTGCCGGCTGATCTTCCCCCTCAGCAGCGTGGTTGCCCTGCTGCTGGCCATTGCCGGGTTCAGCGCGCTGACGGCCCCTCCAGACCAACTGCAACTGCGCGGGCCCCTGCCCGCCTTGCCTTGGTCTTTCCAGATCGATCCCCTCTCGGGATTTTTCCTGATTCTGCTGGGATTGCTAGCCTTCGCGGTATCCCTTTTTGCCACGGGCTATTTCCGCACCCTTTCGGGACCGGCACTGCGTCGGCTCGTGCTCCAATACCACACCTTTCTGCTGGGGATGGGGCTGGTTCTGCTGGCGGCCAATGCCTTCACTTTCCTGGTCGCCTGGGAAGTCATGGCGCTGGCCTCGTATTTCCTGGTGGTGACGGAGCATGAGGAGGCGGGCAGCCGCCATGCCGGTTTCGTCTATCTGCTCATCGCCCACCTTGGGGCGCTGGCCATTTTGCTGGGCTTCGTCCTCCTCGCCGGAGCGGCCATAGCCCAGGGCGGGCCGTTCAGCGCCATGCTGCACGCCCCCCTCGATCCATTCTGGGCATCGGCCGCCTTTCTCCTGACCTTTTTCGGATTCGGTGCCAAGGCGGGCTTGCTTCCCCTCCACATCTGGCTGCCGGATGCCCATCCTGCCGCCCCCGCACCGGTCTCCGCGTTGATGAGCGGGGCCATGCTGCAGATGGCCTTCTATGGCATGTTGCGCGTGGACTTTCTCTTTCTCGGCAAGCTGGCCTCGTGGTGGGGTCCCTTTGTACTGGGCGTGGGCCTGGCGACGGCCCTCTTCGGTGTGCTTTTCGCTGCCGTCCAGACCGACATGAAACGCCTGCTGGCCTATTCCTCCATAGAAAACATGGGGCTGATCATGGTGGCCTTCGGCCTCGCCCTGATCTTCCGCGCGCATGGACTCGGTGCCCTGGCGGCACTGGCTCTGGCCGCCGCCCTGTATCACGCCCTGAACCACGCCTTCTTCAAGGGTCTGCTTTTTCTCGGCAGCGGCAGCGTCCTGCACGGAGCGGGCAGCGTGGCCATGGATCGACTGGGCGGCCTGATCCGGCAGATGCCTCAAACCGCCTTTTTCATGCTCCTCGGCACCCTCGCCATCGCCGGGCTACCCCCCTCAACGGCTTCGTCTCTGAATGGCTGCTCCTGCAGGCATTCCTGCTGTCGCCTGCCTTGCCCCAAAGCACCCTCAGCGCGGTATTGCCCCTGGCGGCCTCCGGCGTCGTGCTGGCGGTAG
- a CDS encoding IS701 family transposase, protein MPFHRLVALRLSEWISYFLTVVPPRSRRSFVELLCGCLISPEGWVTRALSSISLRCHWTTYYKLLERASLRTQALAITQVRWLLQSLPKPLIVELVVDDTMVLRHSTKAPGAAIRFDHSHKHNRPSYVLAQNWVGLALTLRTRSGKAISFPIRLRLVPSTGNTHKLKIAGALLRAFIPHIPVPVRLLTDAWFMRRRLLLPLLRQHGLQPAGQFIGQVRKDTVLLRDPPPRTSQRGRPRIYGNKYTVEDMAALPTEIVSLDLYGKRQKVRLQSIIANARFLNGHPVRAVWSAIYDEKHHRWSPTRLYLASETDLTASEIVVLYSNRWQIEPIFHNLKRWWGIHNLWQQKRTVLERWMQIRCIAWSMVQLLAETLSEDFPMTAVAPWRIATPVTAGLMAQWLHLQFLRVPFWKGYDPKSGKFQCPAPAFWADTDDPPRKKVA, encoded by the coding sequence ATGCCCTTTCATCGTCTCGTTGCCCTCCGCCTCTCGGAGTGGATTTCCTACTTTCTGACGGTCGTGCCGCCCCGCTCGCGGCGCAGTTTTGTGGAGCTGCTTTGCGGTTGCCTGATCTCGCCCGAAGGCTGGGTCACCCGCGCCCTCAGCAGCATCTCCCTCCGCTGCCACTGGACCACCTATTACAAACTCCTGGAGCGTGCGTCCTTGCGTACACAGGCGTTGGCCATAACCCAGGTACGCTGGCTCCTGCAGTCCTTGCCCAAGCCCCTGATCGTCGAGTTAGTCGTCGACGACACGATGGTCCTGCGGCACTCTACCAAGGCCCCAGGCGCGGCCATCCGCTTCGACCACAGTCATAAGCACAACCGCCCCAGTTATGTCCTCGCCCAGAATTGGGTGGGTCTGGCGTTGACCCTGCGTACCCGTTCCGGCAAAGCCATTTCCTTTCCCATCCGCTTGCGCCTGGTGCCCAGTACCGGCAACACCCACAAGCTGAAAATCGCCGGAGCATTGCTGCGCGCCTTTATACCCCACATCCCCGTACCCGTCCGGTTGCTCACCGATGCTTGGTTCATGCGGCGGCGCCTGCTCTTGCCCCTGTTGCGTCAGCACGGCCTGCAGCCGGCAGGCCAGTTCATCGGCCAGGTGCGCAAAGATACTGTACTGCTCCGCGACCCACCGCCGAGGACATCCCAACGCGGGCGTCCTCGGATATATGGAAACAAGTACACCGTGGAAGACATGGCTGCGCTGCCCACCGAGATCGTCTCTCTGGATCTCTATGGGAAACGGCAGAAGGTCCGTCTTCAATCCATCATCGCCAATGCACGATTCCTGAACGGCCATCCGGTCCGTGCCGTATGGAGTGCGATCTACGATGAAAAGCATCATCGGTGGTCTCCCACCCGCCTCTATCTCGCTTCCGAGACGGATCTCACCGCCAGCGAAATCGTCGTCCTCTACAGCAACCGCTGGCAGATCGAACCGATCTTCCACAATCTCAAACGCTGGTGGGGCATCCATAACCTCTGGCAGCAAAAACGCACCGTCTTGGAACGCTGGATGCAAATCCGCTGCATCGCTTGGTCCATGGTGCAACTCCTCGCCGAAACCCTATCCGAAGATTTCCCCATGACTGCAGTAGCGCCCTGGCGTATCGCTACTCCTGTCACCGCAGGACTCATGGCCCAATGGCTTCATCTGCAATTTCTGCGGGTTCCATTCTGGAAGGGCTACGACCCGAAGTCCGGGAAATTCCAGTGCCCCGCCCCCGCCTTTTGGGCCGATACCGATGACCCACCCCGCAAAAAGGTCGCCTGA
- the ychF gene encoding redox-regulated ATPase YchF, with protein MALACGIVGLPNVGKSTLFNAITRAGIAAENYPFCTIEPNVGLVAVPDPRLEALSEIVKPQKVQHATMEFVDIAGLVAGAAQGEGLGNQFLAHIRETDAIALVTRCFEDPNVVHVSGHVDPVADLEVVLTELILADLGTVEKAQARVARQAKGGNKDAVAEVAAMARLLPHLNEGKPAASLKLNGEEQEHLRGLCLLTMKPLMVIANVAENELQGGPWRAPLEAWASERHASVVPVCAAIESELAELEPEEQSAFLQDLGLEEPGLKRIIRAAYRLLGLQTYFTAGVKEVRAWTIPVGATAPQAAGVIHSDFERGFIRAQTIAYDDFIRYKGEQGAKEAGKMRAEGKEYVVQDGDVLNFLFNV; from the coding sequence ATGGCTTTGGCCTGCGGCATCGTCGGCTTACCCAACGTCGGCAAATCCACCCTTTTCAACGCCATCACCAGGGCGGGCATCGCGGCGGAAAACTATCCCTTCTGTACGATCGAGCCCAATGTCGGGCTGGTTGCCGTTCCGGATCCCCGTCTTGAGGCCCTGTCAGAGATCGTCAAGCCACAGAAGGTACAGCACGCCACTATGGAGTTCGTGGACATCGCCGGGCTGGTGGCCGGTGCGGCGCAGGGCGAGGGTCTGGGCAACCAGTTTCTCGCCCATATCCGCGAGACAGACGCCATTGCCTTGGTCACCCGCTGCTTTGAGGACCCCAATGTAGTTCATGTGAGCGGTCACGTGGATCCCGTGGCAGATCTGGAGGTGGTGCTGACGGAGCTGATTCTGGCCGATCTCGGCACCGTGGAGAAGGCGCAGGCACGGGTGGCGCGACAGGCCAAGGGCGGCAACAAGGACGCGGTGGCCGAAGTCGCCGCCATGGCCCGTCTCCTGCCCCATCTGAATGAAGGAAAGCCGGCCGCCAGCCTGAAACTGAACGGGGAGGAGCAAGAGCATCTGCGCGGCCTCTGTCTGCTGACCATGAAACCCCTCATGGTTATTGCCAATGTCGCCGAGAACGAGTTGCAGGGTGGCCCCTGGCGTGCGCCCCTGGAAGCCTGGGCGAGCGAACGGCACGCGAGTGTGGTGCCCGTCTGCGCCGCCATAGAATCAGAGCTGGCAGAACTGGAACCGGAGGAGCAAAGCGCTTTCTTGCAGGACTTGGGACTGGAGGAGCCCGGCCTCAAGCGCATCATCCGTGCGGCCTACCGTTTACTGGGTCTGCAGACCTACTTCACTGCCGGCGTCAAGGAGGTCCGCGCCTGGACCATCCCGGTGGGCGCCACAGCGCCACAGGCGGCGGGTGTGATCCACAGCGACTTCGAACGCGGCTTCATCCGCGCCCAGACCATCGCCTATGACGATTTCATCCGCTACAAAGGCGAACAAGGGGCGAAGGAAGCAGGCAAGATGCGCGCGGAAGGAAAGGAATATGTAGTGCAGGACGGAGATGTGCTGAACTTTTTGTTCAACGTGTAG
- a CDS encoding respiratory chain complex I subunit 1 family protein — MTGILLELAQVLLVAFLAPLFAGLLRALRAILQNRRPAGCWQNYRDLYRLFHKESLQADGTSWLFRFAPYAIFGAFCLAAAIIPILATGLPLAPAADVIALVGLFALARVFQVLAAMDTGTPFATLGAHREMLIAGLAEPALLATLFTASLLSRSTSLSVIVAHLEQLRFALHPSMVFAAAAFFIVLLAENARIPVDNPATHLELTMIHEAMLLEYSGRHLALMEWAAQIKLTLYVAIGIALFLPWGIVPIAEVAILPVTLPVLLLKFAGAAVILALIETLLAKLRLFRAPEFMATAFLLGVIGLLTFFMLGA; from the coding sequence ATGACGGGCATACTGCTGGAACTGGCACAGGTACTGCTGGTGGCATTTCTGGCGCCACTCTTTGCGGGGTTGCTGCGGGCCTTGCGGGCGATCCTGCAAAACCGGCGACCGGCAGGCTGCTGGCAGAACTACCGTGATCTGTATCGTCTGTTCCATAAAGAATCTCTACAGGCCGACGGCACGTCCTGGCTCTTCCGCTTTGCCCCTTATGCAATTTTCGGGGCGTTCTGTCTGGCGGCGGCGATCATCCCCATCCTTGCCACCGGCCTGCCTCTGGCACCCGCCGCCGACGTCATCGCCTTGGTGGGTCTGTTCGCCCTGGCACGGGTTTTTCAGGTGCTGGCAGCCATGGACACGGGGACGCCCTTCGCCACCCTGGGCGCCCATCGGGAAATGCTGATCGCCGGACTCGCGGAGCCCGCCCTGCTGGCCACACTCTTTACGGCGTCCCTGCTCTCCCGGTCCACTTCGCTGAGCGTGATCGTGGCCCATCTGGAGCAACTGCGCTTCGCCCTGCACCCCAGCATGGTTTTCGCGGCCGCCGCCTTTTTCATCGTGCTGTTGGCGGAAAATGCGCGGATTCCCGTGGACAATCCCGCTACCCACCTGGAACTGACCATGATTCACGAAGCCATGCTCCTGGAGTACTCGGGGCGGCATCTCGCACTCATGGAGTGGGCGGCGCAGATCAAGCTGACGCTCTATGTGGCCATCGGTATTGCGCTGTTCCTGCCCTGGGGTATCGTGCCCATCGCAGAAGTCGCGATACTGCCCGTGACCCTGCCGGTCCTGCTGCTGAAATTCGCGGGCGCCGCCGTGATCCTGGCATTGATCGAAACCTTGCTCGCCAAGCTCCGACTTTTCCGCGCCCCGGAGTTCATGGCCACCGCCTTTCTGCTCGGGGTTATCGGCCTTTTGACTTTTTTCATGCTGGGGGCATGA
- the pth gene encoding aminoacyl-tRNA hydrolase: MDWLLAGLGNPGAEYARTRHNAGFWTLQTLADRVGASLRMEKRWHCLAATARASGLELGLCMPQDFMNRSGGPVQAMAAFYKVPAERILVMHDELDLLPGTARLKRGGGHGGHNGLRDLERALGTRDYWRLRIGIGHPGHKDAVIPYVLSAPPPADKALIDEAIERSLGVLPDFLCGRTDAAQKTLHSD; encoded by the coding sequence ATGGACTGGTTGTTGGCGGGCCTGGGTAACCCCGGCGCGGAATACGCCCGGACCCGCCACAATGCCGGTTTTTGGACGCTCCAAACCCTTGCGGATCGGGTCGGGGCGTCTTTGCGTATGGAGAAGCGCTGGCATTGTCTGGCCGCTACGGCGCGAGCTTCGGGACTGGAACTGGGGCTGTGTATGCCCCAGGATTTCATGAACCGCAGTGGCGGCCCGGTGCAGGCCATGGCGGCCTTTTATAAAGTACCCGCGGAACGGATTCTGGTGATGCATGACGAACTGGACCTGTTGCCGGGCACGGCGCGGCTGAAACGCGGTGGAGGTCATGGCGGCCACAATGGGCTCCGCGACCTCGAACGTGCCCTGGGCACACGGGATTACTGGCGACTGCGTATCGGCATCGGCCATCCGGGGCATAAGGACGCAGTCATCCCTTATGTGCTGAGCGCTCCGCCGCCGGCGGATAAGGCCCTGATTGACGAGGCGATTGAACGCAGCCTCGGCGTACTTCCCGACTTTCTCTGCGGCCGCACGGATGCGGCGCAAAAAACCCTGCACAGCGATTAG
- a CDS encoding formate hydrogenlyase, whose translation MIITAQGLAWGIPLLKLLAALLLLLAFAMLAQRRLLTLIHLLAWQGVVLAAGTALVALLTGQTELWFSAALTLGLKAILIPTVLHRLLRRLQVHGDVEAVLNIPLTLLAGIALVIFAFSLAAPITALTDTVTRGMVGIALAAVLLAFLMMITRRKAISQVVGFLAIDNGLFFAATSATLGMPMIVELGVALDALIGFVILGVFFFQIRETFDSMDLQNLEHIREE comes from the coding sequence ATGATCATCACCGCACAGGGACTCGCGTGGGGCATCCCCCTGCTGAAGCTCCTCGCCGCCCTCCTCCTGCTGCTCGCTTTCGCCATGCTGGCGCAACGGCGCCTCCTCACCCTGATCCATCTCCTCGCTTGGCAGGGAGTAGTCCTCGCGGCCGGCACGGCGCTGGTGGCACTGCTGACCGGGCAGACGGAATTGTGGTTTTCCGCAGCCCTGACCCTGGGGCTGAAGGCCATTCTGATCCCAACGGTACTGCATCGTCTGTTACGACGCCTGCAGGTACATGGCGATGTGGAGGCAGTGCTCAACATCCCCCTGACCCTGCTCGCCGGCATCGCGCTGGTCATCTTTGCGTTCTCCCTGGCCGCCCCCATCACCGCCCTGACCGACACCGTGACCCGCGGTATGGTCGGCATTGCCCTCGCCGCCGTGCTGCTCGCTTTCCTGATGATGATCACGCGGCGCAAGGCCATTTCTCAGGTGGTGGGATTTCTGGCCATCGATAACGGCCTCTTCTTCGCCGCCACCAGCGCCACCCTGGGCATGCCGATGATCGTGGAACTGGGGGTGGCCCTGGATGCCCTGATCGGCTTCGTCATTCTCGGCGTATTCTTTTTTCAGATACGGGAGACCTTCGACAGCATGGATCTCCAGAATCTGGAACATATCCGGGAGGAATGA